A part of Synechococcus sp. KORDI-49 genomic DNA contains:
- a CDS encoding MFS transporter, which produces MTPLIFHAIDFSASQVGSGLAVSALIGTAVRLLSGSLLDRGLRCSWPVRATTLLAVLADLTLFRADTYGGYLLGQLLLGTAAGLYWPAIELAVPLSCGSVPSGRGYALVRSADALGIGLGALLGTVAALVGQLRLVYGVEALCMTAVLILISLHPLEDSRARPGKDSTRPTEREAGSSGLRWLGPLLPVLAVSVIATGILALQQSALPLDLVKGGLQRPGLSESQSGGLIALQLSLLVVLQWPVGRWLSDRSVMFGLSVSVAGFSVGSVLLALSSLSEHGLHFVLAALMPMALAQAAFLPTATEAVIEETPPGHRGLAMALFSQCFAISAMAAPLIGGALLDRQGHGLLLWLLTAAACLLMLPVVRSIQPRFTDSSGALEETVDGVTGNPGFLGD; this is translated from the coding sequence ATGACCCCGTTGATCTTCCATGCCATCGATTTCTCCGCCAGTCAGGTCGGCAGCGGGCTTGCGGTCTCCGCGCTGATCGGCACGGCCGTCCGCCTGCTCAGTGGGTCGCTGCTGGATCGGGGTCTCCGCTGCTCATGGCCGGTGCGCGCCACCACGCTGCTGGCGGTGCTGGCTGATCTGACCCTGTTTCGGGCCGACACCTACGGCGGATACCTGCTCGGCCAGCTGCTGCTGGGCACTGCGGCAGGGCTCTACTGGCCGGCGATCGAACTTGCTGTACCGCTGAGCTGCGGCAGTGTTCCCTCCGGTCGGGGGTATGCCCTGGTCCGCAGTGCTGATGCCCTCGGCATCGGCCTGGGCGCTCTGCTGGGCACCGTGGCCGCCCTGGTGGGACAGCTGCGCCTCGTCTACGGGGTGGAAGCGCTGTGCATGACGGCTGTGCTGATTCTGATCAGCCTCCATCCACTCGAGGATTCCCGCGCTCGCCCCGGGAAGGACAGCACCAGACCGACCGAACGGGAAGCCGGATCCAGCGGCCTGCGCTGGCTCGGTCCACTGCTGCCCGTTCTGGCGGTCAGCGTGATCGCCACAGGCATCCTGGCGCTTCAGCAGAGTGCCCTGCCCCTGGATCTGGTGAAGGGAGGCCTGCAGCGCCCCGGTCTGAGCGAAAGCCAGAGTGGCGGCCTGATCGCTCTGCAGCTCAGCCTTCTGGTCGTGCTGCAGTGGCCAGTCGGCCGCTGGCTTTCGGATCGCAGCGTGATGTTCGGCCTGAGCGTCAGTGTGGCGGGTTTCAGCGTCGGTTCGGTGCTGCTGGCGCTCTCCTCCCTCTCCGAACACGGCCTCCACTTCGTTCTGGCGGCCCTGATGCCGATGGCCCTGGCACAGGCTGCCTTTCTGCCCACCGCCACGGAGGCGGTGATCGAGGAGACGCCGCCCGGCCATCGGGGGCTGGCGATGGCACTGTTCTCCCAGTGTTTCGCCATCAGTGCGATGGCGGCACCTCTGATCGGAGGTGCCCTCCTGGACCGTCAGGGGCATGGATTGCTGCTCTGGCTGCTCACGGCAGCGGCCTGCCTGCTGATGCTTCCGGTGGTGCGCAGCATCCAACCCCGCTTCACCGACTCA